One region of Chloroflexota bacterium genomic DNA includes:
- the recO gene encoding DNA repair protein RecO: protein MANERTYIAEALVLRRTDFHEADRRLTLLTPDRGRLNVVAKGVRRPTSRMAGHLELFTLAKVFVVRRRSLDLVVQAETVQTFPQLRTDLARLPYAYQAVEAAHILVEEEVEAHGEFILLIKALSALAVTAALPLVLVAYKLQLLATLGYQAQFQDCARCGNPLSAAGASAAARIQVRPDSGGAVCAACGGASGSPLTVRAIKCLRWLAQEPLHTVERLQADSATTTQLEQTADAFVRYVAEQDLKTTPFLERMRALKTQS from the coding sequence ATGGCAAATGAACGAACGTACATCGCGGAAGCGCTCGTCCTGCGCCGGACGGACTTTCACGAGGCCGATAGACGGCTAACCCTCCTTACGCCTGATCGGGGACGCCTCAACGTCGTAGCCAAAGGTGTGCGCCGCCCTACCAGCCGCATGGCGGGGCACCTGGAACTCTTTACGTTAGCCAAGGTCTTCGTGGTGCGCCGTCGCAGTCTGGACCTGGTGGTGCAGGCGGAAACCGTGCAGACGTTCCCACAATTGCGCACCGATCTCGCACGTTTGCCCTACGCCTACCAAGCCGTCGAGGCCGCGCACATTCTGGTCGAAGAGGAAGTGGAAGCGCATGGGGAGTTCATCTTGCTCATCAAGGCGCTGAGCGCCCTGGCGGTTACGGCCGCCTTGCCGCTGGTCTTGGTAGCCTATAAACTACAACTACTGGCGACCCTTGGGTATCAGGCCCAGTTTCAAGACTGTGCGCGGTGCGGCAATCCACTCTCAGCGGCGGGGGCGTCTGCGGCTGCGCGTATCCAGGTGCGCCCGGATAGCGGTGGGGCCGTGTGCGCTGCGTGTGGCGGCGCCTCCGGGTCGCCGCTAACGGTTCGTGCTATCAAGTGCCTCCGCTGGTTGGCACAAGAGCCGCTGCACACCGTTGAGCGCCTGCAGGCAGACTCAGCTACAACCACCCAACTGGAACAGACCGCAGATGCCTTTGTGCGCTATGTCGCTGAGCAGGACCTAAAAACCACGCCCTTTCTGGAGCGTATGCGCGCGTTGAAAACACAGTCGTGA
- a CDS encoding SDR family oxidoreductase — protein sequence MRTPSFDLIDNVALVTGASRGIGRGIAKALAEAGADVAGVSRSASTETQAQVEAAGRRYLSLQADLATATVADLNALVDQTAAHFGRIDILVNNAGMTCRKTALELTEEDWNTVMQVNLHAVFFLCQAAGRYFVPQKRGKIVNIASLMSFQGGVHIAPYVASKHGVAGITRALATDWAPHGVNVNAIAPGYIDTDMTAALQQNPARAPEIRLRTPAGRWGTAEDIGKLTVYLASPESDFMHGSIVPIDGGWLAR from the coding sequence GTGAGAACCCCTTCATTTGACTTGATTGACAATGTCGCTTTGGTCACGGGCGCGAGCCGGGGCATAGGACGGGGGATTGCCAAAGCGCTCGCTGAGGCGGGCGCGGACGTGGCGGGCGTTTCTCGCTCCGCTTCAACTGAAACGCAGGCTCAGGTGGAGGCCGCGGGCCGGCGCTACCTGTCATTACAGGCCGATTTGGCAACAGCCACGGTGGCAGACTTGAATGCGCTCGTGGACCAAACGGCGGCGCACTTTGGCCGCATCGACATCTTGGTGAATAACGCCGGCATGACGTGTCGCAAGACTGCCTTGGAGCTCACTGAGGAAGATTGGAACACTGTGATGCAAGTGAACCTCCATGCGGTCTTCTTTCTCTGTCAAGCGGCGGGGCGCTACTTTGTGCCCCAAAAGCGAGGCAAGATCGTGAACATCGCATCGCTCATGTCGTTTCAGGGCGGGGTGCACATCGCGCCGTATGTCGCGAGCAAGCACGGCGTAGCCGGCATCACCCGCGCTCTAGCGACAGATTGGGCGCCCCACGGGGTCAACGTGAACGCGATCGCGCCGGGCTATATCGATACCGACATGACGGCAGCGCTGCAGCAGAATCCCGCGCGGGCGCCGGAAATCCGGCTGCGCACACCCGCCGGCCGCTGGGGCACGGCAGAGGACATCGGCAAGCTGACTGTCTATCTTGCCTCACCAGAATCGGACTTCATGCACGGCTCGATAGTGCCCATCGACGGCGGTTGGCTGGCGCGGTAG
- a CDS encoding glycine--tRNA ligase, translating to MAKKSDTMEEIVSLCKRRGFVYPSSEIYGGFESFWDYGPLGIALKRNVREAWWHNTVRTRENVVGVETGVIMNPSVWQTTGHASHFADTLVDCTSCHQRFRVDHLEGDSCPNCGGEFTDPRRFLTMFKTHVGPVEDDSAVAFMRPETAQGMFVNFKNVLNSSRQRLPFGIAQIGKSYRNEITTGNFIFRQREFEQMELEFFCEPGTDDHWHAYWLEARRQWYVAYGVKEENLRLRQHGDDELAFYAKYCWDIEYQFPFGWGELEGISNRTDYDLRSHSEATGQDLTFYDEQQKEHVSPYVIEPAAGADRALLTFLLDAYDQDVDAKGDSRVVLRFHPYLAPIKAAVLPLVKKGGLPDIAKEIVAELQLHWDVFYDESGSIGRRYRRQDEVGTPFGITVDFDTKDDKTVTVRHRDSMEQERVPVGELVAFLAQHIRPEPNPDVPSD from the coding sequence TTGGCAAAGAAATCCGACACCATGGAAGAGATTGTAAGCCTATGCAAGCGCCGGGGATTCGTGTATCCCTCCAGTGAGATCTACGGTGGCTTCGAGAGCTTTTGGGACTACGGGCCGCTGGGCATCGCCTTGAAACGCAACGTGCGCGAAGCGTGGTGGCACAATACCGTCCGTACGAGAGAGAACGTCGTCGGCGTGGAGACCGGGGTCATCATGAACCCCAGCGTGTGGCAGACTACCGGCCATGCCTCCCACTTCGCCGATACGCTGGTAGATTGCACGAGTTGCCACCAGCGCTTCCGCGTCGATCATCTCGAAGGTGACTCGTGCCCAAATTGCGGCGGCGAGTTCACGGACCCACGCCGCTTCCTCACCATGTTCAAAACGCACGTCGGTCCTGTGGAAGATGACTCTGCCGTTGCCTTCATGCGTCCGGAAACCGCGCAGGGCATGTTCGTCAACTTCAAGAACGTGCTGAATTCGTCGCGGCAGCGGCTGCCCTTCGGCATTGCCCAGATCGGCAAGTCGTACCGCAACGAGATAACCACCGGCAACTTCATTTTCCGCCAGCGTGAGTTCGAGCAGATGGAACTGGAATTCTTCTGCGAGCCGGGCACCGACGACCACTGGCACGCCTACTGGCTGGAAGCGCGGCGCCAATGGTACGTCGCCTACGGGGTGAAAGAGGAGAACCTGCGCTTGCGTCAGCACGGAGATGACGAGCTGGCCTTCTACGCCAAATACTGCTGGGACATCGAGTACCAGTTTCCGTTCGGCTGGGGTGAGTTGGAAGGCATTTCCAACCGCACCGACTACGACCTGCGCAGTCACAGCGAGGCCACCGGACAAGACCTTACCTTCTACGACGAACAGCAGAAGGAGCACGTCTCCCCCTACGTCATCGAGCCCGCCGCCGGGGCTGATCGCGCGCTCCTTACGTTTCTGCTCGACGCCTACGACCAAGACGTTGACGCCAAGGGTGATTCACGGGTCGTGCTGCGGTTCCATCCTTATCTCGCGCCTATCAAGGCGGCGGTCTTGCCGCTGGTGAAGAAGGGCGGGCTGCCGGACATCGCCAAAGAGATCGTGGCGGAGCTGCAGTTGCACTGGGACGTCTTCTACGACGAAAGCGGCAGCATCGGCCGCCGCTACCGGCGGCAGGATGAGGTTGGTACGCCGTTCGGCATTACCGTGGACTTTGATACCAAAGACGACAAGACGGTAACCGTGCGCCACCGCGACAGCATGGAGCAGGAACGCGTGCCGGTTGGCGAACTCGTGGCGTTTCTCGCGCAGCACATCCGGCCGGAGCCCAATCCCGATGTGCCGAGCGACTGA
- the ileS gene encoding isoleucine--tRNA ligase → MAGFKEVSRDLDFPSMEHRILKFWEDTAAFEKLVAKNKDNPRWSFIDGPITANNPMGVHHAWGRTYKDIYQRYKAMQGYAQRYQNGFDCQGLWLEVEVERDLGFDSKHEIEEFGLDNFSRECRKRVEHFSSVQTNQSIRLGQWMDWDNSYYTMDDTNIEHIWYFLKRCHEKGWLYKGWRSMPWCIRCGTSLSQHELVGTDTYREVTHPSITLRLPVKGRDNEYFMVWTTTPWTLAANTALAVHPDLTYVAAEANGNTYYLSKGTLESVGRGKLNAVREFKGEELVGLEYVGPWHELPAQQGFSTKVVGWDIVGEEEGTGIVHIAPGCGAEDYELSQEHGLHVIVPIDGDGNYGDGFGPLAGRNITETNEPIFAALEEAGIVYRIEDYTHRYPVCWRCGEEVAFRLVEEWFISAEEIRERMLAENQTVDWVPEYGGKRMDDWLNNMGDWCISRKRFWGLPLPFYHCEDCDHVTIVGTVQELEERALDAALVRALPELHRPWIDEITIRCEKCDGETARIPEVGDCWLDAGIVPFSTLGYLEGSAEWGKWYPADFISEMREQIRLWFYALAFMSVTLEDVRAYRNVLIYEKVNDEHGRPMHKSHGNAIWFDDAVEQMGADVMRWLYCESNTQQNLNFGYGVAQDVKRRLLLFWNVYNFFVTYARLEDFDPTSVSVPLEVRSILDRWIIALLHKLVRDVTADLERFDAYSVSRRVNDFIEQLSTWYVRRGRRRYWKSGQDRDTLSAYQTLYEVLTTFTRTIAPIMPFLSEEVYQNLVRAVDSDAPESVHHTEWPRYNASLIDEDLLAHMELAQRIVSLGRAARSTSKIKVRQPLPEMLVHVKTADEQTGLERLQEHILSELNVKALRFVGPEEELVTYELKPRFKLLGPKYGRQVKAIAAALGRSDAQAGARLVAHGKPVTVEVEGEQIELQPEEVDVQARERADYSVATEEGYLVALHTEISLDLEREGMARELIHHVQNLRRAANFDLSDRIVTYVGVTDGEADQANVSAMLDAHSDAVAQETLSMRVESTHGPDEAHQETVDLNGISVKLGVVRAS, encoded by the coding sequence GTGGCCGGGTTCAAGGAAGTCAGTAGAGACCTCGATTTTCCCAGTATGGAGCATCGGATCCTCAAGTTCTGGGAGGATACCGCTGCTTTTGAGAAGCTTGTCGCGAAGAATAAGGACAATCCCCGCTGGTCATTCATTGACGGCCCCATTACGGCCAATAATCCCATGGGCGTCCACCATGCCTGGGGACGCACCTATAAGGACATCTACCAGCGCTACAAGGCCATGCAGGGCTATGCCCAGCGCTATCAAAACGGCTTCGACTGCCAGGGGCTCTGGTTGGAAGTCGAGGTTGAACGCGATCTCGGTTTCGATTCGAAGCACGAGATCGAGGAATTCGGCCTCGACAACTTCTCCCGCGAGTGCCGCAAACGCGTGGAACACTTCTCCTCGGTGCAGACGAACCAGTCCATCCGGCTCGGCCAGTGGATGGATTGGGACAACTCGTACTACACCATGGACGATACCAACATCGAGCACATCTGGTACTTCCTGAAGCGCTGCCACGAGAAGGGCTGGCTCTACAAGGGCTGGCGCTCCATGCCGTGGTGTATTCGCTGCGGCACCAGCCTTTCGCAGCATGAGCTGGTCGGCACGGACACGTACCGCGAAGTCACGCATCCGAGTATCACGTTGCGGCTGCCGGTAAAGGGACGTGACAACGAGTACTTCATGGTGTGGACGACCACGCCGTGGACGTTGGCCGCCAACACCGCGCTGGCCGTGCATCCCGACCTCACCTACGTCGCTGCCGAAGCCAATGGCAATACCTACTACCTCTCCAAGGGGACTCTCGAGAGCGTTGGCCGCGGCAAGCTCAACGCCGTGCGCGAATTCAAAGGCGAAGAACTGGTGGGCCTGGAATATGTCGGCCCCTGGCATGAGTTGCCCGCCCAGCAAGGTTTCTCTACCAAGGTCGTTGGCTGGGACATCGTCGGCGAGGAAGAGGGCACCGGCATCGTCCATATCGCGCCGGGCTGCGGCGCGGAAGACTACGAGCTTTCGCAGGAGCACGGGCTCCACGTCATCGTGCCCATCGACGGCGACGGCAACTACGGCGACGGCTTCGGCCCGCTCGCCGGGCGCAATATCACCGAGACCAACGAACCGATCTTCGCCGCCCTGGAAGAAGCCGGCATCGTCTACCGCATAGAGGACTACACGCACCGCTATCCCGTGTGTTGGCGCTGTGGGGAAGAGGTCGCCTTTCGTCTGGTAGAAGAATGGTTCATCTCCGCTGAGGAAATCCGTGAGCGTATGCTGGCGGAAAACCAGACCGTCGACTGGGTGCCTGAATACGGCGGGAAGCGCATGGACGACTGGCTGAATAACATGGGGGATTGGTGCATCTCGCGCAAGCGCTTCTGGGGTCTGCCGCTGCCGTTCTACCACTGCGAGGACTGCGACCACGTCACAATTGTCGGCACGGTGCAAGAGCTTGAAGAACGGGCATTAGACGCGGCATTAGTGCGGGCGCTGCCGGAGCTACATCGTCCGTGGATCGATGAGATAACTATTCGTTGCGAGAAGTGCGATGGCGAGACCGCGCGTATCCCGGAGGTCGGCGATTGCTGGCTCGATGCCGGTATTGTGCCGTTCTCCACACTCGGCTACCTGGAAGGCAGCGCCGAGTGGGGCAAGTGGTACCCCGCTGACTTCATCAGCGAGATGCGCGAGCAGATCCGCCTGTGGTTCTACGCGCTTGCCTTCATGAGCGTCACCCTGGAAGACGTCCGCGCTTACCGTAACGTGCTCATCTACGAAAAAGTCAATGACGAGCATGGTAGACCAATGCACAAGAGCCACGGCAACGCCATCTGGTTCGACGATGCCGTGGAACAGATGGGCGCCGACGTCATGCGCTGGCTGTATTGCGAAAGCAACACCCAACAGAACTTGAACTTCGGGTACGGCGTGGCCCAAGACGTGAAGCGACGCCTGCTGCTCTTCTGGAATGTCTATAATTTCTTCGTAACGTATGCCCGCTTGGAGGACTTCGATCCCACCAGTGTCAGTGTGCCCCTCGAAGTGCGTTCAATCCTGGACCGCTGGATCATTGCGCTGCTCCACAAGCTGGTGCGGGACGTAACCGCCGACTTGGAGCGTTTTGACGCCTACAGCGTTTCCCGGCGTGTGAACGATTTCATCGAGCAGTTGTCCACGTGGTACGTGCGTCGCGGCCGCCGCCGCTATTGGAAGTCCGGTCAGGACCGCGACACCCTCTCGGCATACCAGACGCTCTACGAAGTGCTGACCACCTTCACGCGCACAATCGCGCCCATCATGCCGTTCCTCAGTGAAGAGGTGTACCAGAACCTCGTCCGCGCGGTAGATAGCGACGCGCCGGAGAGCGTGCACCACACCGAGTGGCCGCGCTACAATGCATCGCTCATCGATGAAGATCTGCTCGCCCACATGGAACTGGCGCAGCGCATCGTCAGCCTCGGCCGCGCCGCGCGCAGCACCAGCAAGATCAAGGTGCGACAGCCACTGCCGGAGATGCTGGTGCACGTGAAAACCGCTGACGAGCAGACAGGGCTCGAACGCTTGCAGGAACACATCCTCAGCGAACTGAATGTAAAGGCGCTGCGTTTCGTTGGACCAGAAGAGGAGCTGGTGACATACGAACTCAAACCGCGCTTCAAACTGCTCGGCCCCAAGTATGGCAGGCAGGTCAAGGCAATCGCGGCGGCGTTGGGCCGGAGCGACGCGCAGGCCGGCGCGCGGCTCGTTGCCCATGGCAAGCCCGTCACGGTAGAGGTGGAGGGAGAGCAAATCGAGCTCCAGCCGGAAGAAGTGGACGTGCAGGCCCGTGAGCGGGCAGACTACAGCGTGGCCACTGAAGAAGGGTACTTGGTGGCGCTCCATACGGAGATCTCACTCGATCTCGAACGGGAAGGCATGGCGCGAGAACTCATCCATCACGTCCAGAACTTGCGGCGCGCGGCGAACTTCGACCTTTCCGATCGCATCGTGACCTACGTGGGTGTAACCGACGGGGAGGCGGATCAAGCGAATGTGTCAGCCATGCTGGACGCCCACAGCGATGCCGTGGCCCAGGAGACGCTCTCCATGCGCGTTGAATCAACGCATGGGCCGGATGAGGCGCATCAAGAGACCGTTGACCTCAACGGCATATCTGTGAAGCTTGGTGTGGTACGTGCATCATAA